A region of Chlamydia crocodili DNA encodes the following proteins:
- a CDS encoding phospholipase D-like domain-containing protein, with product MKKKTNSKLKIILTVGSLLFFGVLTKSQTPDTFQTFTASQEPVIYSKQCGDDSLKVLCDAIDSAEKNIFLRIYRLSAPEIVTSLANQANAKRNVAIHYEKMAKIQEFPKNKYVTLVEHPSEGRKLMHQKALAIDDKQVWLGSANYTHVSFLQDSNLIIGLKSKELCQYIKNESCGNCVIDGQNVQYFSLPGDQGKALSAVLQTLRTAKKTIRLAMFALTYPPVFRELNEAKKRGVDVKILIDKDFKKLSIKQIQALKDSSLTLHTKTTRYRLHHKFAIVDQKILIAGSVNWSEAGFCINSEDMFILDNLTNKQVKKLNRIWEDLEKQSALSYPISDEDQKVIQLPKEKRAA from the coding sequence ATGAAAAAGAAAACAAACTCGAAATTAAAAATTATTTTAACCGTAGGATCGCTACTATTCTTTGGTGTTCTTACGAAATCTCAAACTCCCGATACATTCCAAACTTTTACTGCTTCGCAAGAGCCCGTAATTTATTCTAAACAGTGTGGTGATGATTCTCTTAAGGTACTTTGTGATGCCATAGATTCTGCGGAAAAAAATATATTTCTTCGTATATATCGTCTGAGTGCTCCTGAAATTGTTACAAGCCTCGCCAATCAAGCTAATGCAAAACGTAATGTCGCCATTCACTATGAAAAAATGGCAAAAATTCAAGAATTCCCTAAAAACAAGTATGTGACATTAGTTGAACATCCTTCTGAGGGAAGAAAGCTAATGCATCAAAAAGCTCTTGCTATAGATGACAAGCAAGTCTGGCTAGGATCGGCAAATTACACACACGTTTCCTTTCTTCAGGATAGTAATTTAATTATCGGTTTAAAAAGTAAGGAACTTTGTCAATATATTAAGAATGAATCTTGCGGAAATTGTGTTATTGATGGCCAAAATGTACAATATTTCTCTTTACCGGGTGATCAAGGAAAAGCATTGTCAGCAGTGCTACAAACACTAAGAACCGCAAAAAAAACTATCCGATTAGCCATGTTTGCCCTAACCTATCCTCCCGTATTTCGAGAGCTTAATGAGGCTAAAAAACGCGGTGTGGATGTAAAAATTTTGATTGATAAAGATTTTAAAAAATTATCAATCAAACAGATTCAAGCTTTAAAAGATTCTAGTCTGACACTGCACACGAAAACAACTCGTTATCGTCTACATCATAAATTTGCGATTGTTGATCAAAAAATTCTGATTGCGGGATCTGTAAATTGGTCAGAAGCCGGATTTTGTATAAACTCCGAAGACATGTTTATCCTAGATAATCTTACAAATAAGCAGGTGAAAAAATTGAATAGAATCTGGGAAGATCTAGAGAAACAAAGCGCTCTTTCTTATCCGATTAGTGATGAGGATCAAAAAGTGATTCAATTGCCTAAAGAAAAACGTGCTGCCTAA
- the ltuB gene encoding late transcription unit protein LtuB: MSGTKKKRNRQDLSRVIQKKTEQLLNKPKKIKGKKSKFLISKDQKQLRHRAEKYDNLVRSLLDRKTHDANHVLIFNYQDGFVLTDVNNFGKYSIKL, encoded by the coding sequence ATGAGCGGGACAAAAAAGAAAAGAAATAGACAAGATTTGTCTCGGGTAATTCAGAAGAAAACAGAGCAGCTTTTGAATAAGCCTAAAAAAATAAAAGGAAAAAAGTCTAAGTTCCTTATTTCCAAAGACCAAAAACAACTTCGCCATCGTGCTGAGAAATATGACAATTTAGTGCGTTCCCTATTAGATAGAAAAACTCATGATGCTAATCATGTTTTAATTTTTAACTATCAGGACGGTTTCGTTCTTACTGACGTTAATAATTTTGGAAAGTATTCCATAAAGCTATAA
- the smpB gene encoding SsrA-binding protein SmpB, with protein sequence MASKEIVSNRKALRNYEVLDTLEAGVVLTGTEIKSLRDHGGNLGDAYVAISKGEAWLLNASIAPYRFGNIYNHEERRKRKLLLHRYEIRKLEGKVAQKGVTIIPLGMFLSRGYIKIRLGCCRGKKAHDKRQAIMAREKQREVESAMKRYH encoded by the coding sequence ATGGCCAGTAAGGAAATTGTTTCTAACCGCAAAGCCTTACGTAATTATGAGGTTTTAGATACATTAGAAGCTGGAGTTGTGCTTACGGGAACCGAGATAAAGTCATTACGTGATCATGGTGGAAATCTCGGTGATGCCTATGTGGCTATTTCCAAGGGTGAGGCGTGGTTATTAAATGCCAGCATTGCTCCCTATCGTTTTGGTAATATTTATAATCATGAGGAACGAAGAAAACGCAAACTTCTTCTCCATAGATATGAGATTCGAAAATTAGAGGGTAAGGTAGCTCAGAAGGGAGTAACGATCATTCCACTGGGAATGTTTCTTTCTCGAGGGTATATAAAAATTCGTCTTGGCTGCTGTCGTGGTAAGAAAGCTCATGATAAGCGACAAGCAATCATGGCGAGAGAGAAACAACGAGAAGTAGAATCTGCTATGAAGCGTTATCATTGA
- the mreD gene encoding rod shape-determining protein MreD: MDRLVSFQCLFLSLLSFFICPQYYPDLRPIFFAPYLVANFYRLPKEEILIHALILGLFCDVGSSYLFGIHTFLYITTSALLHKMHKIFLNDRWLSIPIISSVFALVFSYFSYPTLAFFNHKINWSLHSLLLDVKYAFTIDFIYSGIIYLLPCTITRGIRKMRGFLRSRSCY, encoded by the coding sequence ATGGACCGGTTAGTATCTTTTCAATGCCTTTTTCTCTCTCTATTGAGTTTCTTCATCTGCCCTCAATACTATCCTGACCTACGCCCAATCTTCTTTGCTCCCTACCTGGTAGCTAACTTTTATAGATTACCCAAAGAAGAAATACTGATTCATGCGCTAATTCTTGGTCTATTTTGCGACGTTGGATCCTCATATCTATTTGGAATTCATACATTTCTGTATATCACTACTTCAGCGCTTCTGCATAAAATGCATAAAATTTTTCTCAATGATAGGTGGTTATCGATACCCATCATTAGTTCTGTATTTGCTTTAGTATTTTCTTATTTCTCCTACCCAACTCTCGCCTTTTTTAATCATAAAATTAATTGGAGTCTGCATTCCTTGCTACTAGATGTAAAATATGCTTTTACTATCGATTTCATCTATAGCGGAATAATTTATCTACTCCCTTGTACAATAACTCGAGGAATCCGTAAGATGAGAGGCTTCTTAAGGAGTCGCTCATGTTATTAA
- the recF gene encoding DNA replication/repair protein RecF (All proteins in this family for which functions are known are DNA-binding proteins that assist the filamentation of RecA onto DNA for the initiation of recombination or recombinational repair.), with product MKILSLRLKNFRNYKETEVSLSPDMNYIFGENAQGKTNLLEALYVLSLGRSFRTTHLTEAICFGNPYFFLEMTFEKDGFPHTLSIYVDKQGKKILCNHSPIKTLSQLIGMVPIVLFSSRDRSLISGTPADRRLFLNLLLSQCDPQYKHTLSYYHRALLQRNTLLKTKQTSTLSVWNEQLATLGAYLTLSRYSCCEQLNKLVQELWSNSLSEQLRIKFKSSLIKQDRTSQEIITDELRKQLTTTLHRDLELGTTSVGPHREDFTLMINDLPVAQFSSEGQKHSLLAILRLAECLYIKNIYNACPLFCMDDIHSGLDNHRISQLLDLAPTLGQTLMTSTNTPHQMLSETSRIFSVNQAQISIHSHSIIK from the coding sequence ATGAAGATTCTTTCCCTGCGTCTTAAAAATTTCAGAAATTATAAAGAAACTGAAGTTTCTTTATCTCCAGATATGAATTATATTTTTGGAGAAAATGCTCAGGGTAAAACAAATCTTCTTGAAGCCCTTTATGTTTTGTCTTTAGGCAGATCTTTCCGTACCACACATCTTACAGAGGCTATTTGCTTTGGCAATCCTTATTTTTTTCTGGAAATGACCTTTGAAAAAGACGGTTTTCCTCATACACTATCTATTTATGTAGATAAGCAAGGAAAAAAGATTCTTTGTAATCACTCTCCTATAAAAACGCTATCACAATTGATAGGCATGGTGCCTATTGTTCTATTTTCCTCTAGAGACCGCTCTTTGATTTCAGGAACTCCCGCAGACCGTAGACTCTTTCTTAACCTACTTTTATCTCAATGCGATCCTCAATATAAACACACGTTATCTTATTATCACCGAGCCTTATTACAAAGAAATACTCTACTCAAAACTAAGCAAACTTCCACGTTATCAGTTTGGAATGAGCAACTTGCTACTCTAGGTGCTTATTTAACCTTAAGTCGATATTCTTGCTGCGAACAATTAAATAAACTAGTTCAAGAATTATGGAGCAATTCCTTATCAGAACAACTGCGTATTAAATTTAAAAGCTCACTAATTAAACAAGATAGAACTTCTCAAGAGATTATTACTGACGAACTTAGAAAACAGCTAACAACAACACTACATCGTGATTTAGAGTTAGGAACTACATCCGTAGGCCCTCATCGTGAGGACTTTACTTTAATGATTAATGATCTCCCTGTTGCACAATTCTCTAGCGAAGGGCAAAAACACAGCTTACTCGCCATTCTTAGACTTGCAGAATGTCTTTATATAAAAAACATCTATAACGCATGTCCTTTATTCTGTATGGACGATATTCATTCAGGATTAGACAATCACAGAATCTCACAATTACTCGACCTTGCTCCTACTCTTGGACAAACCCTAATGACCTCTACAAATACCCCTCATCAAATGTTATCCGAAACCAGTAGGATCTTTTCGGTTAATCAAGCTCAAATATCAATTCATTCTCATTCGATTATTAAATAG
- the folD gene encoding bifunctional methylenetetrahydrofolate dehydrogenase/methenyltetrahydrofolate cyclohydrolase FolD gives MLLKGAPVAERVLEKIKQEISSSPTPPGLAVVLIGNDPASEVYVGMKVKKATDLGMISKAHRLPSDATLTDILKLINKLNNDPTIHGILVQIPLPKHLDANVVIQAIAPEKDVDGLHPINMGKLLLGQLGGFAPCTPAGIIELLNYYEIPLLGRHVAVVGRSNIVGKPLAAMLMQKHPSTNATVTLLHSQSQNLNEILKTADIIIAAVGVPLFIKENMVSSQTVVVDVGTSRVTANNDKGYTLVGDVDFNNVVAKCKAISPVPGGVGPMTVAMLMKNTWESYKKSSF, from the coding sequence ATGTTATTAAAAGGTGCACCCGTTGCTGAGCGGGTCTTAGAAAAAATCAAACAGGAAATCTCTAGCAGCCCAACACCTCCCGGTCTTGCAGTAGTGTTGATCGGTAATGATCCAGCATCCGAGGTTTACGTTGGGATGAAGGTAAAAAAGGCTACAGATTTGGGCATGATATCCAAAGCTCATAGACTACCTTCTGACGCTACTCTTACCGATATTCTTAAGCTTATTAACAAATTAAATAACGATCCTACTATTCATGGTATCTTAGTACAGATTCCTTTGCCTAAACATTTAGATGCAAATGTCGTGATTCAAGCTATTGCCCCCGAAAAAGATGTAGATGGTCTACACCCTATTAATATGGGGAAACTTCTATTGGGACAGTTAGGGGGATTTGCTCCCTGTACACCCGCGGGTATTATTGAATTACTGAATTACTATGAGATTCCCCTTCTTGGGCGTCATGTTGCTGTTGTTGGAAGAAGTAATATTGTTGGCAAGCCTTTAGCTGCCATGTTAATGCAAAAACATCCTTCAACAAACGCTACAGTAACCCTACTTCATAGCCAATCACAAAATCTTAATGAGATTCTAAAAACAGCAGATATTATCATTGCGGCTGTAGGGGTACCTTTATTTATTAAAGAAAATATGGTCTCTTCTCAAACTGTCGTGGTTGATGTAGGCACATCACGAGTGACGGCAAACAATGATAAAGGTTACACATTGGTTGGCGATGTCGACTTCAATAACGTTGTTGCCAAATGCAAAGCTATTTCTCCAGTACCTGGAGGTGTGGGACCTATGACGGTGGCAATGTTGATGAAAAACACATGGGAAAGTTACAAAAAATCCTCTTTCTAA
- a CDS encoding menaquinone biosynthesis decarboxylase, whose translation MSSLRRLVSLLRSQNDLIDIFAPVDPYLELPEIHRRVIENQGPTLLFHNVQGTSFPVLTNLFGTRKRVDQIFSRVPKDLIPQAIRLLSSPPKISQLWKNRNLLLRSLSLGLHKVRFSKFPYKKMASVNLHQLPMLTSWPEDGGAFLTLPLVYTESPSSRIPNLGMYRMQRFDSDTLGLHFQIQKGGGMHFHEAEQNNKNLPVTVFLSGNPFLILSAIAPLPENISELLFCTFLQGSKLRYKNDPDTPHPLIYDSEFILIGEGICNIRQPEGPFGDHFGYYSLQHDFPIFKCRKIYHKKNAIYPATIVGKPYQEDFYLGNKLQEYLSPLFPIVMPGVRQLKSYGEAGFHALTAAVVKERYWKESLATSLRILGEGQLSLTKFLIVTNHHVDLDNFPKLLEAVLSRIIPERDLLIFSETSNDTLDYTGPKLNKGSKAIFMGIDPVIRDLPYKYQGKIIPNITDIGSFCPGCLVLQTTLQQLNIDTLLDNTDLCSWPFIVLTENLQETLASPKNFLWKTFTRAAPATDLHVRFNKVINHRPQYTFPIILNSLMKPGYPKEVEADKDTIQKVSYRWNEYFPKYSSKLF comes from the coding sequence ATGTCTTCCTTAAGACGTCTTGTTTCCCTTTTGCGATCCCAAAATGACTTGATTGATATTTTTGCTCCTGTAGATCCTTATTTGGAGCTCCCTGAGATTCATCGTAGGGTTATTGAAAATCAAGGTCCCACTCTTTTATTTCATAATGTTCAAGGAACCTCATTTCCCGTTCTTACAAATCTATTTGGCACACGTAAACGTGTTGATCAAATCTTTTCTAGAGTCCCTAAAGATTTAATACCTCAGGCTATTCGTTTATTATCTTCTCCTCCTAAAATATCTCAATTATGGAAAAATCGTAATTTGTTACTTAGAAGCTTATCTTTAGGATTACATAAAGTTCGCTTCTCAAAGTTTCCCTATAAAAAAATGGCTTCTGTAAATCTACACCAGCTGCCCATGCTGACAAGCTGGCCAGAAGATGGTGGTGCTTTTCTTACACTTCCTTTGGTTTATACAGAATCGCCTAGTTCTAGAATTCCTAATTTAGGGATGTATCGCATGCAAAGGTTTGATAGCGATACCTTAGGTTTGCATTTCCAAATCCAAAAAGGAGGTGGGATGCATTTCCATGAGGCGGAACAGAATAATAAAAATCTTCCGGTTACTGTGTTTTTATCAGGCAATCCTTTCCTGATACTCTCTGCAATAGCTCCCCTACCCGAAAATATATCGGAGCTTCTCTTTTGCACATTTTTACAAGGATCAAAATTACGTTATAAAAACGATCCGGATACACCACATCCTCTAATCTATGATTCTGAATTTATCCTTATCGGAGAGGGGATTTGCAACATACGGCAACCTGAAGGACCTTTCGGAGATCATTTTGGCTACTATAGCCTTCAGCATGACTTCCCGATTTTTAAATGTAGAAAGATCTATCACAAAAAAAATGCTATTTATCCTGCTACAATTGTAGGTAAACCCTATCAAGAAGATTTCTACTTAGGGAATAAGCTTCAAGAATACCTTTCACCTCTATTTCCTATCGTTATGCCAGGAGTACGTCAACTAAAGAGCTATGGCGAAGCAGGATTTCATGCGTTAACAGCTGCTGTTGTTAAAGAGAGGTACTGGAAAGAATCTCTAGCGACATCTTTAAGAATTCTTGGAGAAGGACAATTATCATTAACAAAATTCCTAATAGTAACAAATCATCATGTCGATCTGGATAACTTTCCTAAACTTCTAGAAGCAGTATTATCTCGTATTATTCCCGAACGCGATCTGCTTATCTTCTCGGAAACGTCAAATGATACTCTAGACTATACAGGACCTAAATTGAATAAAGGTTCCAAAGCTATTTTCATGGGTATAGACCCAGTAATTCGTGACCTTCCATATAAATATCAGGGAAAAATCATCCCTAATATCACCGATATAGGAAGTTTTTGCCCCGGTTGTCTGGTTCTTCAGACTACATTACAACAATTAAACATCGATACATTATTAGATAATACCGATCTTTGTTCTTGGCCATTCATTGTCCTTACAGAAAATCTTCAAGAGACGTTAGCAAGTCCAAAAAATTTCCTATGGAAAACATTCACACGCGCTGCTCCTGCGACAGATCTGCATGTACGTTTCAATAAGGTCATTAATCACAGACCGCAATATACCTTTCCTATCATTCTTAATTCCCTAATGAAGCCGGGCTATCCTAAAGAAGTCGAAGCTGATAAGGATACTATTCAAAAAGTTTCCTATCGATGGAATGAGTATTTCCCTAAATATTCATCTAAGTTATTCTAG
- a CDS encoding FAD:protein FMN transferase translates to MGKLQKILFLILFSWILNGCSTPKLTTLEGEKMTMPYRIVIGKHLSHQETKQLKKEINAVFHVIDTVYNNWNRESELSKINRTPAGVAIPLSKELCDFLEMVDNFYHISGGRFDPTLGPLKTLWLLHLKQHSIPNEQVWKSYYKHSGWKHIDLDITNRTLTKKHSDLQLDLCGAVKGFAVDCLLETCQSFCFNSYAEWGGEIKISGRHPSGRPWRIASSATSEIIELRNTAVATSGNYHQQWSVDGKTYTHILDPHTGKPLELHNYPIVSVTVIHPSCAFADAMATVLMTFSTKTEALAWAKENHIKVFINDNAS, encoded by the coding sequence ATGGGAAAGTTACAAAAAATCCTCTTTCTAATTCTCTTTTCCTGGATTCTTAATGGATGCAGCACCCCAAAGCTTACGACTTTGGAGGGAGAAAAAATGACAATGCCTTATCGTATTGTCATAGGAAAGCATCTATCACATCAAGAAACCAAACAGCTAAAAAAAGAAATTAATGCAGTCTTTCATGTTATTGATACTGTCTACAATAACTGGAATAGAGAATCGGAACTTTCAAAAATTAATCGCACACCTGCAGGAGTAGCCATTCCTTTATCCAAGGAGTTATGTGATTTCTTAGAGATGGTAGATAACTTTTACCACATATCCGGTGGCAGATTTGATCCTACTTTAGGACCGTTAAAAACTCTTTGGCTGTTACATCTTAAACAACATTCGATCCCCAATGAACAAGTATGGAAATCTTATTATAAACATTCAGGATGGAAACATATTGATCTTGATATAACCAACCGAACACTTACAAAAAAACACTCTGATCTACAACTTGATCTTTGTGGTGCAGTAAAAGGATTTGCTGTCGATTGTTTATTAGAAACTTGCCAGAGCTTTTGTTTTAATAGCTATGCAGAATGGGGAGGAGAAATTAAAATTTCAGGGCGTCATCCCTCAGGAAGGCCCTGGCGCATCGCTTCTTCAGCGACATCCGAAATCATAGAACTAAGAAATACCGCGGTTGCCACAAGCGGAAATTACCATCAGCAATGGTCTGTAGATGGAAAAACCTATACGCATATCTTAGATCCCCATACAGGGAAACCCTTAGAACTACATAACTATCCTATTGTATCTGTAACTGTTATTCATCCGAGCTGTGCGTTTGCTGATGCCATGGCTACAGTACTCATGACCTTCTCTACAAAAACAGAAGCTTTAGCATGGGCAAAAGAAAATCATATCAAAGTATTCATCAATGATAACGCTTCATAG
- a CDS encoding 4-alpha-glucanotransferase codes for MTPFSKALRYIQDSPAKQSWKTLGTMPKHGICIPLFSLHTKNSCGIGEFLDLIPMISWCRKHGFQIIQILPINDSGEDSSPYNSISSVALNPLYLSLASLPHAQAVSYANAKLRTMQQLSKLPYVHYPQVKAAKWEFLRDYYQYVMQIGALKDEDFEIFCEKEKYWLRPYTLFRSIKYHLKGAPINNWPKAYTEIKNFTEFEKQFQDECRFFAYLQYLCFQQMSQVKAFADDNQVFLKGDLPILISKDSCDVWYYRQFFSSSGSVGAPPDIYNSEGQNWHLPIYNMHNLAQDNYTWWKARLRYAENFYSLYRLDHIVGFFRLWIWDASGNGKFQPESPEEYISQGTQILTQILRASRMLPIGEDLGSIPTDIKQTLLKLGICGTRIPRWERNWEGDGNFISLENYSPLSVTSLSTHDSDTLALWWRHAPKEAQKFAKFLGMFFTPVLSEEDQKHILTLSHKTSSIFHINLINDYLALCPDLVSNNLKYERINMPGTLSKNNWVYRVKPSVEEILSHDAFNANIAEIFSRL; via the coding sequence ATGACTCCATTTTCTAAAGCACTACGTTATATTCAAGATTCTCCCGCAAAACAAAGCTGGAAAACTCTAGGAACTATGCCCAAGCATGGAATTTGCATTCCTTTATTTTCCCTACATACAAAAAATAGTTGCGGTATTGGAGAGTTCCTAGATCTTATTCCTATGATCTCCTGGTGTCGAAAACATGGATTTCAAATTATACAAATTCTTCCCATTAACGATAGTGGTGAAGATAGTAGCCCGTACAATAGTATATCTTCAGTAGCTCTTAATCCTCTTTATCTCTCTCTAGCAAGTCTTCCCCACGCTCAAGCAGTTTCTTATGCTAACGCCAAGTTAAGAACGATGCAGCAGCTTTCTAAACTTCCCTATGTACATTATCCACAAGTCAAAGCTGCTAAATGGGAATTTCTCCGCGACTATTATCAGTACGTAATGCAAATTGGAGCGTTAAAAGATGAAGATTTTGAAATTTTTTGTGAAAAGGAAAAGTATTGGCTACGTCCCTACACGCTATTCCGCTCTATTAAATACCACCTAAAAGGAGCCCCGATAAACAACTGGCCTAAAGCCTATACAGAGATTAAAAACTTCACAGAATTCGAAAAACAATTTCAAGACGAGTGTAGATTTTTTGCTTACCTACAATATCTCTGCTTTCAACAAATGTCTCAAGTAAAGGCTTTTGCAGATGACAATCAAGTTTTCCTTAAAGGAGATCTTCCTATCCTTATTAGTAAGGATAGTTGTGATGTTTGGTATTATAGACAGTTTTTTTCCTCCTCAGGATCTGTAGGAGCCCCTCCAGATATTTACAATTCCGAAGGACAGAACTGGCACCTTCCTATCTATAATATGCACAATCTTGCTCAAGATAATTATACCTGGTGGAAAGCTCGTCTTCGTTATGCAGAAAATTTTTATTCTCTATATAGACTAGATCATATCGTAGGATTCTTTCGCTTATGGATATGGGATGCCTCGGGAAATGGAAAATTCCAACCAGAGTCTCCTGAAGAATATATCAGCCAGGGAACTCAGATACTTACACAGATCCTACGCGCATCTCGTATGCTTCCGATAGGAGAAGACCTGGGAAGTATCCCCACAGATATAAAACAAACATTATTAAAATTAGGGATATGTGGGACAAGAATTCCTAGATGGGAGCGCAACTGGGAGGGGGACGGAAATTTTATTTCCTTAGAGAACTACTCTCCTCTTTCAGTAACTTCCTTATCAACTCACGACTCCGATACGCTAGCCCTATGGTGGCGTCATGCCCCAAAAGAAGCTCAAAAATTTGCGAAATTTCTAGGAATGTTTTTCACACCAGTCCTATCAGAAGAAGACCAAAAACATATTCTTACATTGTCTCATAAAACATCGTCTATTTTTCATATTAACTTAATTAATGACTATCTTGCTCTTTGTCCTGATTTAGTATCTAATAATCTAAAATATGAACGCATAAACATGCCGGGCACCCTATCGAAAAATAATTGGGTATATAGAGTGAAACCCTCGGTAGAAGAAATTCTATCTCACGACGCATTCAACGCAAATATAGCGGAGATCTTTTCCCGTCTTTAA
- the dnaN gene encoding DNA polymerase III subunit beta: MKFVVSRNELGNLIKKIQSVVPQNTPIPVLTHVLIETCNDELVFTATDLTVSTRCVAQAKVYESGAISIPSKRFFQLVKELTEANLEISATTGEMAKITSGSSCFRLLSMGKEDFPMLPDIQNSVRFTLPAEQLREMLQRTSFAVSREESRYVLTGVLLTIANGIVTVVGTDGKRLAKTDAEISLDKSFSGDYIVPIKAVEEIIKLCSEDSEATIFLDQAKIAAECGNTLLITKLLSGEFPDFSPVISTESSVQLDLHREELITLLKQVALFTNESSHSVKFTFTPGELTLTANCTKVGEGKVSMAVNYSGDLLEIAFNPFFFLDILKHSKDELVRLGISDSYNPGIITDSTRSLFVIMPMRLHDD; the protein is encoded by the coding sequence ATGAAGTTCGTCGTATCCCGAAATGAGTTAGGAAATCTTATAAAAAAAATCCAAAGCGTTGTTCCTCAAAATACTCCTATCCCTGTGCTTACCCATGTACTTATCGAAACATGTAACGATGAGCTTGTCTTTACTGCTACAGATCTTACGGTAAGCACCAGATGCGTAGCTCAGGCAAAAGTCTATGAGTCTGGCGCCATTTCCATCCCCTCTAAAAGATTTTTTCAACTGGTGAAAGAACTAACAGAAGCTAATCTTGAAATCTCCGCAACTACAGGAGAAATGGCGAAAATCACCTCAGGATCTTCTTGCTTCCGCCTACTTAGCATGGGTAAAGAAGACTTTCCTATGCTTCCTGATATCCAAAATTCTGTACGGTTTACTCTTCCTGCAGAACAGCTCAGAGAAATGCTACAACGCACATCTTTCGCTGTTTCTCGAGAAGAAAGTCGTTATGTTCTTACAGGAGTTTTATTAACTATTGCTAATGGTATTGTTACTGTAGTAGGTACGGATGGGAAACGATTAGCAAAGACCGATGCCGAGATCTCTTTAGATAAAAGCTTTTCTGGCGATTACATCGTTCCTATTAAAGCTGTTGAAGAAATTATTAAACTCTGTTCCGAAGATTCTGAAGCTACTATCTTCTTAGATCAAGCAAAAATTGCTGCAGAGTGTGGCAACACATTATTAATTACCAAACTACTTTCTGGGGAATTTCCTGATTTTTCTCCAGTAATCTCTACCGAAAGCAGTGTACAATTAGACCTTCACAGAGAAGAATTAATTACCTTACTAAAACAGGTAGCATTATTTACTAATGAATCTTCGCATTCCGTAAAGTTCACCTTTACTCCCGGTGAGCTCACTTTAACAGCAAATTGTACAAAAGTTGGCGAGGGTAAGGTTAGTATGGCGGTAAACTATTCCGGAGATCTATTAGAAATTGCCTTCAATCCTTTCTTCTTCCTCGATATCTTAAAGCATAGTAAAGATGAGTTGGTACGCTTAGGCATTTCGGATTCTTATAATCCAGGTATTATTACTGATTCTACCCGTAGCCTATTCGTTATTATGCCAATGAGATTGCATGATGATTAA
- the rpmB gene encoding 50S ribosomal protein L28 — translation MSRKCPLTGKRPRRGNSYTIRGIAKKKKGIGLKVTGKTPRRFFPNMVTKRLWSTEENKFLKLKISASALRLIDKLGLEKVIARAKSKGL, via the coding sequence ATGTCAAGAAAGTGTCCACTTACTGGAAAAAGACCTCGCCGTGGCAATAGCTACACCATCCGAGGTATTGCAAAAAAGAAAAAAGGAATTGGTTTAAAAGTTACAGGGAAAACTCCACGACGTTTCTTTCCTAATATGGTTACCAAGAGACTCTGGTCTACAGAAGAAAATAAGTTTCTTAAACTTAAAATTTCTGCTTCTGCCCTACGGCTTATTGATAAACTTGGCTTAGAAAAAGTAATAGCAAGAGCTAAAAGTAAAGGCTTATAA
- a CDS encoding CesT family type III secretion system chaperone has product MQNQFEQLLESLGTKLNTSLVPDKNQACLIRFSDTQVPVQLEEDGNSGDIAVGTILGMLPENVFRERIFKAALSVNASPQSNIKGILSYGEISQQLYLSDVLNMNYLNGDKLFHYLTFFSMHAKIWIAALETGNLPDLHVLGMYHL; this is encoded by the coding sequence ATGCAAAATCAGTTCGAACAACTTCTGGAATCCTTAGGAACAAAACTAAATACCTCCCTAGTTCCTGATAAAAACCAAGCATGTTTGATTCGTTTCAGTGACACTCAAGTTCCAGTACAACTTGAAGAGGATGGAAATTCTGGTGATATTGCTGTAGGCACAATTCTTGGAATGCTTCCTGAAAACGTATTCCGTGAACGGATTTTTAAAGCTGCTCTTTCTGTAAATGCCTCTCCTCAATCAAATATCAAAGGGATTCTCAGTTATGGAGAAATCTCACAACAGCTTTACCTATCTGATGTTTTAAATATGAATTATCTAAATGGAGATAAGCTTTTCCACTATCTAACTTTTTTTTCCATGCACGCAAAAATTTGGATTGCTGCATTAGAAACTGGTAATCTTCCTGATTTACATGTTCTAGGTATGTATCATTTATAA